In a single window of the Acetivibrio clariflavus DSM 19732 genome:
- the cas2 gene encoding CRISPR-associated endonuclease Cas2, which translates to MFVVLTYDVEVKKVNKVRKLLKKYLIWTQNSVFEGEITEGKLQKCIGQIGKIIDKNEDSIYIYVVEIPKNINKIKIGKEKALDELIL; encoded by the coding sequence ATTTTTGTTGTATTGACATATGATGTTGAAGTTAAGAAAGTTAATAAAGTAAGAAAGTTACTAAAAAAATATTTAATTTGGACACAAAATTCAGTTTTTGAGGGAGAGATTACAGAGGGCAAGTTGCAGAAATGTATTGGACAGATTGGTAAAATTATTGACAAAAATGAGGATTCAATATATATCTATGTAGTAGAAATTCCAAAAAATATTAATAAAATTAAAATTGGAAAAGAAAAAGCTTTAGATGAATTAATATTATAA
- a CDS encoding CRISPR-associated endonuclease Cas1 — protein MINRIINKDDFSTKDGICMLNDSGRRKFITEYEKKLAVTIRHRKLNRNVSYKSFIRLECYKLIKYFIDDEIYKPLKAWW, from the coding sequence TTGATTAACAGAATTATAAATAAAGATGATTTCAGTACAAAAGACGGAATCTGTATGTTAAATGACTCTGGAAGAAGAAAGTTTATTACTGAATATGAAAAAAAGCTTGCAGTTACTATCCGGCATAGAAAGCTTAATAGAAATGTCTCTTATAAGAGTTTTATCAGGCTTGAATGTTATAAGCTTATCAAATATTTTATTGATGATGAAATATATAAACCCTTGAAAGCGTGGTGGTAG